ATGACTATTTGAGTGTTCATGGATTTAAAGAAACGATGGATTTGAAAGAACTTACAGTCATGTCCATTTGTGCAGACTGCTTTTGAAATTCTCTCATAACCTTAGCCTGTTTTGCTGGATCCATATTCTGGAAAACCCACAGAAACAACAAGATCTTAACAAAAGAGCCCCTCAAAATTCCTACTGGATTTAAGTTATTTCTACTAATTTAACTTGATGAATccaatcaaataattaaacatgGACAAATCAGATTTGTGTTACATAGGGAATCTGACCTTGCTCATAGCTGCCATTGCCTTAGTGGCACCTTGCATTCCAGCAGCAACTGAAGTGTGTGCATGCATAGCCTAAACACCAAAGAGAAAGCTTCCAATACTCAATCTTCTTGGTTTATAAACAGAAATACTTTAGAATGAAAGGATAGAAGTTgtttaaattaagaaacctGTGTATGAGTAGCAATGCCTCGCATTTGAGCTCGGCTACCTTGTAAGTTAGCTATTTGCTGCCTTAGACGGATCAATTGCCGAGCAAGAATCTTAGTCGCTCCCtgcataaaaacaaaagatgtaGTGTACATAAACTAGATGCTATTACTGATAAGGAATGCTTGAAATACCTCATTGCCTGATTTAGCAGTTCTTTTGATCTCGAGAACGAGCTTTTTTTCCTATcaaacatgaaagaaaacgttttttaGATATGTCCCTTTTAAAAAGATGGATGAAAACGTTACTAACTGAGCCACACTCATACTTCTGATTGCAGAGATCCGATTTCCTTTTCGATTCCTGAAGCCAAAACACGAAAAGGTGGAAAATTTCATCAGTTTGAGAGGAATTTAGGT
This sequence is a window from Arabidopsis thaliana chromosome 1 sequence. Protein-coding genes within it:
- the VPS2.3 gene encoding vacuolar protein sorting-associated protein 2.3 (vacuolar protein sorting-associated protein 2.3 (VPS2.3); CONTAINS InterPro DOMAIN/s: Snf7 (InterPro:IPR005024); BEST Arabidopsis thaliana protein match is: SNF7 family protein (TAIR:AT5G44560.1); Has 1693 Blast hits to 1691 proteins in 237 species: Archae - 2; Bacteria - 12; Metazoa - 754; Fungi - 334; Plants - 366; Viruses - 0; Other Eukaryotes - 225 (source: NCBI BLink).), which codes for MNIFTKKPNPREVLRESKREMTQATRGIEKEIGSLQSEEKKLVLEIKRTAKSGNEGATKILARQLIRLRQQIANLQGSRAQMRGIATHTQAMHAHTSVAAGMQGATKAMAAMSKNMDPAKQAKVMREFQKQSAQMDMTTEMMSDSIDDALDNDEAEDETEDLTNQVLDEIGIDIASQLSSAPKGKIGGKKAEDVGSSGIDELEKRLAALR